In a single window of the Bacillus mycoides genome:
- the sdhA gene encoding succinate dehydrogenase flavoprotein subunit → MKGKLIVVGGGLAGLMATIKAAEAGVNVELFSLVPVKRSHSVCAQGGINGAVNTKGEGDSPWIHFDDTIYGGDFLANQPPVKAMCDAAPGIIHLMDRMGVMFNRTEEGLLDFRRFGGTQHHRTAFAGATTGQQLLYALDEQVRRHEVAGLVTKYEGWDFLRAVVDDEGVCRGIVAQDLQTMEIKSFQADAVIMATGGPGIIFGKSTNSIINTGTAASAVYQQGAYYANGEFIQIHPTAIPGDDKLRLMSESARGEGGRVWTYKDGKPWYFLEEKYPAYGNLVPRDIATREIFDVCVEQKLGINGENMVYLDLSHKDPKELDIKLGGIIEIYEKFTGDDPRKLPMKIFPAVHYSMGGLWVDYKQMTSIPGLFAAGECDYSMHGGNRLGANSLLSAIYGGMVAGPNAIEYMKGLSKSSDAVSSTVYEQNELIETEKFNNILMLDGNENAYVLHKELGEWMTDNVTVVRENKKLLETDAKIEELMARYKRININDTARWSNQGASFTRQLANMFELARVITIGAYNRNESRGAHYKPEFPNRDDANFLKTTMAKFEGEGKAPAFHYEEVDVSLIKPRKRDYSSKHDVAAKGEEKGDKQHV, encoded by the coding sequence ATGAAAGGGAAACTTATAGTAGTCGGCGGTGGCTTGGCCGGCTTAATGGCAACGATTAAAGCGGCAGAAGCAGGAGTAAATGTTGAACTATTTTCTTTAGTACCAGTAAAACGTTCACATTCTGTATGTGCCCAAGGTGGAATTAACGGTGCCGTAAATACAAAAGGTGAAGGGGATTCTCCATGGATCCACTTTGACGATACAATTTATGGTGGGGACTTCTTAGCGAACCAACCACCAGTTAAAGCGATGTGTGATGCAGCACCTGGTATTATTCATTTAATGGACCGCATGGGTGTTATGTTCAACCGTACGGAAGAAGGACTTCTGGATTTCCGTCGTTTCGGTGGAACACAACATCACCGTACAGCATTTGCTGGCGCAACAACTGGTCAACAATTACTATATGCATTAGATGAGCAAGTACGTCGTCATGAAGTAGCAGGACTTGTAACGAAATATGAAGGTTGGGATTTCTTACGAGCTGTTGTAGATGATGAAGGTGTGTGCCGAGGAATCGTCGCGCAAGACTTACAAACTATGGAGATAAAAAGTTTCCAAGCTGATGCCGTGATTATGGCAACAGGGGGCCCTGGTATCATCTTTGGAAAATCAACAAACTCTATTATTAATACAGGTACAGCAGCGTCTGCTGTATATCAACAAGGTGCATATTATGCGAACGGTGAGTTCATTCAAATTCATCCAACGGCAATTCCTGGAGACGATAAGTTACGTCTTATGAGTGAATCTGCACGTGGTGAAGGTGGACGTGTTTGGACGTATAAAGATGGTAAGCCATGGTACTTCTTAGAAGAAAAATATCCAGCTTACGGAAACCTTGTACCTCGTGATATTGCAACGCGTGAAATCTTTGATGTTTGCGTAGAGCAAAAACTAGGTATTAACGGTGAAAACATGGTGTACTTAGATCTTTCTCATAAAGATCCGAAAGAACTAGATATTAAACTTGGTGGAATTATTGAAATCTATGAGAAATTTACAGGTGATGATCCTCGTAAACTACCAATGAAAATCTTCCCAGCAGTTCACTATTCAATGGGCGGATTATGGGTTGATTATAAGCAAATGACAAGTATTCCAGGTTTATTTGCAGCAGGTGAGTGTGATTATTCTATGCACGGTGGTAACCGCCTTGGTGCGAACTCATTATTATCAGCAATTTACGGTGGTATGGTAGCAGGACCGAACGCAATTGAGTATATGAAAGGTCTTTCTAAATCATCTGATGCTGTTTCATCTACTGTATATGAGCAAAATGAATTAATTGAAACAGAGAAATTTAACAATATTTTAATGCTTGATGGTAACGAAAATGCATATGTTCTTCATAAAGAGCTTGGAGAATGGATGACAGATAACGTTACAGTAGTTCGTGAAAATAAAAAGTTACTAGAAACTGATGCGAAAATTGAAGAGTTAATGGCGCGTTACAAACGCATTAACATTAACGATACAGCAAGATGGAGTAACCAGGGTGCTTCATTTACACGCCAACTTGCAAATATGTTCGAGTTAGCACGTGTTATTACAATTGGCGCATATAACCGTAATGAAAGCCGCGGAGCGCATTACAAACCAGAATTCCCAAATCGTGATGATGCAAACTTCTTAAAAACTACGATGGCGAAATTTGAGGGAGAAGGAAAGGCACCAGCATTCCATTACGAAGAAGTGGATGTTTCATTAATTAAACCACGTAAACGTGACTATTCCTCAAAACATGATGTAGCTGCTAAGGGTGAAGAGAAGGGGGATAAACAACATGTCTGA
- the sdhC gene encoding succinate dehydrogenase cytochrome B558 yields MKGREYTFRKWHSLMGVIPVGVFLTQHLIVNNFATRGAEAFNKAAGFMELLPFRYALEIFIIFLPILYHAIYGLYIAFTAKNNAVSYGYFRNWMFVFQRISGIVTLIFISWHVWETRIQALLGKEVNYDMMADILNNPFMFGFYLVGVVSTIFHFANGLWTFCISWGITVSPRSQRISTYVTLAIFLGLSYVGVSALLAFIDPQLANQ; encoded by the coding sequence ATGAAAGGCCGCGAGTATACGTTTCGTAAGTGGCACTCATTAATGGGGGTCATTCCGGTTGGTGTCTTTTTGACGCAACATTTAATTGTAAACAACTTTGCAACAAGGGGAGCAGAGGCTTTTAACAAAGCTGCAGGCTTTATGGAGCTCCTTCCATTCCGGTATGCGCTAGAAATTTTCATCATCTTTTTACCTATACTGTACCATGCTATATATGGCTTATATATTGCATTTACAGCTAAGAACAATGCGGTATCTTACGGCTATTTCCGTAACTGGATGTTCGTCTTCCAACGAATTTCAGGTATCGTTACGCTGATCTTCATTTCTTGGCACGTCTGGGAAACTCGTATTCAAGCATTGTTAGGTAAAGAGGTAAACTATGATATGATGGCAGATATTTTAAACAACCCATTTATGTTTGGTTTCTATTTAGTTGGTGTTGTTTCAACAATTTTCCACTTTGCAAATGGACTATGGACATTCTGTATAAGCTGGGGAATTACAGTATCTCCACGTTCACAAAGAATCTCTACTTATGTAACATTAGCTATTTTCTTAGGTCTATCTTATGTAGGTGTGAGTGCATTATTAGCGTTCATCGATCCACAGCTAGCAAACCAGTAA
- the motA gene encoding flagellar motor stator protein MotA produces MDFATIIGIILGVLAVVVGMVVKGADITALLNPAAALIIFVGTFAAVCIAFPMNQLKRVPKLFKVLFGSNKKDLSYEQLLELFVHWTSESRKYGILSLEQQLDEIEDEFLLRGMKFVIDGVSAEDLEQILEAELEAIEERHAKGAAIFSQAGTYAPTLGVLGAVIGLVAALGNLTDIEKLGHAISGAFIATIFGIFSGYVLWHPFANKLKQKSAAELEKKRLIIDCLLMLQEGTYPFIMKNRILGALSATERKKLEKGAEKNAE; encoded by the coding sequence ATGGATTTTGCAACAATTATTGGAATCATTTTAGGAGTATTAGCGGTAGTCGTAGGGATGGTCGTCAAGGGCGCTGACATAACAGCCTTACTAAATCCTGCCGCAGCACTAATTATTTTCGTCGGTACATTTGCTGCAGTGTGTATTGCATTTCCGATGAATCAACTAAAAAGAGTTCCAAAATTATTTAAAGTTCTTTTTGGTTCAAATAAAAAAGATTTAAGTTATGAACAATTGCTAGAATTATTTGTTCATTGGACATCTGAGAGTAGAAAATACGGTATTTTGTCTTTAGAGCAACAATTAGATGAAATTGAAGATGAATTTCTTTTGCGTGGTATGAAATTTGTTATTGATGGTGTATCTGCAGAGGATTTAGAACAAATTTTAGAAGCCGAATTAGAAGCGATTGAAGAGAGACATGCAAAAGGGGCTGCTATTTTCTCGCAAGCTGGTACATATGCACCTACACTAGGGGTTTTAGGTGCTGTTATTGGTCTTGTAGCTGCACTTGGAAATTTAACTGATATTGAAAAGCTAGGGCATGCTATTTCAGGTGCGTTTATTGCAACGATTTTCGGTATTTTTTCAGGTTACGTATTATGGCATCCGTTTGCAAATAAATTAAAGCAAAAGTCTGCTGCTGAATTAGAGAAGAAACGTTTAATTATTGATTGTTTATTAATGTTACAAGAAGGTACATATCCGTTTATTATGAAGAACCGCATTTTAGGTGCACTTTCTGCAACTGAGCGTAAAAAGCTAGAAAAAGGAGCAGAAAAAAATGCGGAGTAA
- a CDS encoding 5'-nucleotidase, lipoprotein e(P4) family, whose product MKMKRGITSLLSIAVLSTSLVACSGTAEKTVAKEEKVQLTDQQLMADLWYQTAGETKALYYQGYNIGQLKLDAALAKGTGKKPAIVLDLDETVLDNSPHQAMSVKTGKGYPYKWDDWINKAEADALPGAIDFLKYTESKGVDIYYISNRKTNQLDATIKNLERVGAPQATKEHILLQDPKEKGKEKRRELVSQTHDIVLFFGDNLSDFTGFDGKSVKDRNETVAESKAQFGEKFIIFPNPMYGDWEGALYDYNFKKSDAEKDKIRRDNLKSFDAK is encoded by the coding sequence ATGAAGATGAAGAGGGGTATTACCAGTTTATTATCTATAGCCGTTCTTTCCACATCGCTTGTAGCATGTTCAGGAACAGCTGAGAAAACAGTGGCAAAAGAAGAGAAAGTACAATTAACAGACCAGCAATTGATGGCCGATTTATGGTATCAAACAGCTGGCGAAACGAAAGCACTTTACTACCAAGGCTACAATATTGGTCAATTAAAGCTTGATGCAGCTCTTGCAAAAGGGACAGGCAAAAAACCTGCTATCGTACTTGATTTAGATGAAACTGTTTTAGATAACAGTCCTCATCAAGCAATGAGCGTAAAAACAGGAAAAGGCTATCCTTATAAATGGGACGATTGGATTAATAAGGCTGAAGCTGACGCTCTTCCAGGCGCTATTGATTTCTTAAAATATACAGAGTCTAAAGGTGTAGATATTTACTACATCTCAAATCGTAAAACGAATCAACTAGATGCAACAATTAAAAACCTTGAGCGTGTAGGGGCTCCTCAAGCAACGAAAGAACATATATTACTACAGGACCCGAAAGAAAAAGGGAAAGAAAAGCGTCGTGAACTTGTTTCTCAAACACATGACATCGTCCTATTCTTCGGTGACAACTTATCTGATTTCACTGGTTTTGATGGAAAATCTGTAAAAGATCGCAATGAAACAGTAGCAGAATCAAAAGCACAATTTGGTGAGAAATTCATCATTTTCCCTAATCCAATGTACGGTGATTGGGAAGGTGCTCTATATGACTATAATTTCAAAAAATCAGATGCAGAAAAAGACAAAATCCGTCGTGACAATTTAAAATCATTTGATGCAAAATAA
- the sdhB gene encoding succinate dehydrogenase iron-sulfur subunit, whose protein sequence is MSEKTIRLIITRQDGPDAQEFDQEFEIPYRPNMNIISALMEIRRNPVDSKGNQTTPIAWDMNCLEEVCGACSMVINGKPRQSCTALIDQLEQPIRLKPMKTFPIVRDLQVDRSRMFNALKRVKAWIPIDGTYDLGPGPGMPEKKRQWAYELSKCMTCGVCLESCPNVNSKSDFIGPAPLSQARLFNSHPTGEMHKADRLRAIMGDGGLANCGNSQNCVQSCPKGIPLTTSIAALNRDTTIQSFKDFFGSDNNY, encoded by the coding sequence ATGTCTGAGAAAACAATCCGCCTCATCATTACGAGACAAGATGGCCCAGATGCACAAGAGTTTGACCAAGAGTTTGAAATTCCATATCGTCCTAATATGAATATTATTTCGGCGCTTATGGAAATTCGCCGTAATCCTGTCGACTCAAAAGGGAACCAAACAACTCCGATTGCATGGGATATGAACTGCTTAGAGGAAGTATGTGGAGCATGTTCGATGGTGATTAACGGAAAACCACGTCAATCATGTACAGCCCTTATTGACCAGTTAGAGCAACCAATTCGCTTAAAGCCGATGAAGACATTCCCGATTGTACGTGATTTACAAGTTGACCGTAGCCGTATGTTTAACGCGTTAAAACGTGTTAAAGCTTGGATTCCAATCGACGGTACGTACGACCTAGGACCAGGTCCAGGAATGCCAGAGAAAAAGCGTCAATGGGCATATGAACTTTCGAAATGTATGACATGTGGTGTTTGCTTAGAGTCATGTCCGAACGTAAACAGTAAGTCTGACTTTATTGGTCCAGCACCGCTTTCACAAGCACGTTTATTTAACTCGCATCCAACTGGTGAAATGCATAAAGCAGATCGCTTACGTGCAATTATGGGTGATGGAGGACTTGCAAACTGTGGTAACTCTCAAAACTGTGTGCAATCATGTCCGAAAGGTATTCCATTAACAACTTCAATTGCAGCATTAAACCGTGATACAACAATTCAATCGTTCAAAGATTTCTTTGGTAGCGACAATAACTATTAA
- a CDS encoding YslB family protein translates to MSKNTIDITSLEDVSLNAFAYELLREELLPDLIGNDLDGILYWAGRNLARKYPLETIEEVIQFFEKAGWGTLSIIEHKRREMQFQLKGTLITERQKQKRHSSYQLEAGFIAEQIQRQRNVVAESYEEQKKRSDSITFLVKWDIKDLIEV, encoded by the coding sequence GTGAGCAAAAATACAATCGATATAACATCTTTAGAAGATGTTTCATTGAACGCCTTCGCTTATGAATTGCTACGTGAAGAATTACTACCTGATTTAATTGGTAACGATTTAGATGGTATTTTATACTGGGCCGGTAGAAACCTTGCGAGAAAATATCCGCTAGAAACAATTGAAGAAGTCATTCAGTTTTTTGAAAAAGCTGGTTGGGGCACTTTAAGCATCATTGAACATAAACGTCGTGAAATGCAGTTTCAACTTAAAGGTACACTTATTACTGAGCGTCAAAAACAAAAAAGACATTCATCTTATCAATTAGAAGCTGGATTTATCGCCGAGCAAATTCAAAGACAAAGAAACGTCGTTGCAGAGTCCTATGAGGAACAGAAAAAGCGTTCAGACTCTATTACATTTCTTGTTAAATGGGATATAAAAGATCTCATTGAAGTGTAG
- the motB gene encoding flagellar motor protein MotB has product MRSKKNRRGKKKKHDEHIDETWLIPYSDMLTLLFALFIVLFAMSSIDAAKFKQMAVAFRSELAGGTGNKEFLSDQKPNEEKELSANSLEAEQAKKQAEDRAKEKKEMDELKALQKKIDQYINEKQLSSSFQTKLTEKGLMLTILENVLFDSGKADVKLESLGIAKEMSNLLVSASPREITVSGHTDTVPIANAQFASNWELSTQRAVNFMQVLLQNKELQPEKFSAVGYGEYRSIAPNDTPEGKAKNRRVEVFILPLTRNMQ; this is encoded by the coding sequence ATGCGGAGTAAGAAAAATAGAAGAGGTAAAAAGAAAAAACATGATGAGCATATCGATGAAACTTGGTTAATTCCATATTCTGATATGTTAACGTTGTTATTTGCATTGTTCATCGTATTATTCGCAATGAGTAGTATAGATGCTGCGAAGTTTAAACAGATGGCAGTTGCTTTTCGAAGTGAGTTAGCCGGTGGAACAGGAAATAAAGAATTTTTAAGCGATCAAAAACCAAATGAGGAAAAAGAATTATCAGCAAATAGCCTTGAGGCAGAACAAGCAAAAAAACAAGCGGAAGATAGAGCTAAAGAAAAAAAAGAAATGGATGAGTTGAAGGCATTACAAAAAAAGATTGATCAATATATTAATGAGAAACAACTATCCTCTTCTTTTCAAACTAAGTTAACTGAAAAAGGATTAATGTTAACGATATTAGAAAATGTACTATTTGATTCAGGGAAAGCAGATGTGAAGTTGGAATCGTTAGGGATTGCAAAAGAGATGTCTAACCTACTTGTTTCAGCATCACCTCGTGAAATTACAGTATCGGGTCATACAGATACGGTTCCTATCGCAAATGCTCAGTTTGCATCAAACTGGGAGTTAAGTACACAGCGTGCAGTTAATTTTATGCAGGTGTTACTCCAAAATAAAGAATTGCAACCAGAAAAATTTAGTGCAGTTGGTTATGGAGAATACCGTTCAATTGCACCAAATGATACGCCAGAAGGAAAAGCGAAAAATAGACGTGTAGAAGTATTTATTTTACCTTTAACAAGAAATATGCAATAA
- a CDS encoding acyl-CoA thioesterase, producing the protein MKRISYIEDFEQWESGFSFYNPVKVRFGEVDMFGHVNNVVAFTYFEEARIALFKELGFMQEWTHESSETMIVVADLQCNFIKQIYFDEQLKVYVKAGAVGNSSLDLHYMVKNAEGEVCLVGRGMMVQASKKTGRGEPWPEEWKELLL; encoded by the coding sequence ATGAAGAGAATTTCTTATATTGAAGACTTTGAGCAATGGGAAAGTGGTTTTTCATTTTATAATCCTGTCAAAGTTCGTTTTGGTGAAGTAGATATGTTTGGACATGTAAATAATGTCGTTGCTTTTACATATTTTGAAGAAGCGCGTATCGCATTGTTTAAAGAACTCGGATTTATGCAAGAATGGACACATGAATCATCAGAAACGATGATAGTCGTCGCAGATCTACAATGCAATTTTATTAAACAAATTTATTTTGATGAGCAGTTGAAAGTATATGTAAAGGCGGGAGCGGTTGGGAATTCCTCTTTAGATTTACACTATATGGTCAAAAATGCAGAAGGAGAAGTTTGTTTAGTTGGACGCGGTATGATGGTCCAAGCATCGAAAAAAACTGGAAGAGGCGAACCGTGGCCTGAGGAATGGAAGGAATTGCTATTATAA
- a CDS encoding M15 family metallopeptidase: protein MKKIIIISAATIVIGITSFVYFGSKSPLQNEAKAVENQKHNNHQKEEIPAFQKADHNAKKLDDNFSVVTNPDSALVLVNKHRKLPDGYIPEDLTKPNVPFTSPKDKEKTLLRKDAADALEKMFQAAKEEGLELTAVSGYRSYKRQQSLHNTYIKRQGKAEADSVSAIPGTSEHQTGLAMDISSKSAKFQLEPIFGETAEGKWVAEHAHEFGFVIRYLEDKTKTTEYAYEPWHLRYVGNPYATYIYKHHLTLEEAMEDKK, encoded by the coding sequence ATGAAAAAAATAATAATTATTTCTGCCGCTACTATTGTAATCGGTATCACATCTTTCGTTTACTTTGGTTCTAAATCACCACTACAAAACGAAGCGAAAGCTGTCGAAAATCAAAAACATAATAACCACCAAAAAGAAGAGATTCCTGCTTTTCAAAAAGCTGATCATAATGCAAAGAAACTAGATGATAATTTTTCCGTTGTAACAAATCCAGATTCTGCTCTTGTATTAGTCAATAAACATCGTAAATTACCAGATGGGTACATTCCAGAAGATTTGACGAAACCGAACGTACCATTTACTAGTCCAAAAGATAAAGAGAAAACATTACTTCGCAAAGATGCTGCAGACGCTCTTGAAAAAATGTTCCAAGCAGCGAAAGAAGAAGGTTTAGAACTTACAGCAGTTTCAGGTTACCGTTCTTACAAACGCCAACAGTCATTACATAATACATATATTAAACGCCAAGGAAAAGCTGAGGCTGATTCGGTAAGTGCAATTCCTGGAACAAGTGAGCATCAAACCGGTCTAGCAATGGATATTAGCTCAAAATCTGCTAAATTCCAATTAGAACCAATCTTCGGAGAGACAGCAGAAGGAAAATGGGTTGCAGAACATGCCCATGAGTTCGGATTTGTCATTCGTTATTTAGAGGATAAAACAAAAACAACAGAGTATGCATATGAACCGTGGCACTTACGCTACGTCGGTAATCCATACGCCACATACATATATAAGCACCACCTAACATTAGAAGAGGCGATGGAGGACAAAAAATAA